In Syngnathus scovelli strain Florida chromosome 10, RoL_Ssco_1.2, whole genome shotgun sequence, the following are encoded in one genomic region:
- the mrpl47 gene encoding large ribosomal subunit protein uL29m — MATSSSSGRILSLCKQLQNVCRLSSQINIQQCSANLMNLNPYLCRQKLSLVAQCWNRHSTSLVQSHALHTSIYRRGLDEFFDLPENWGESKVKSGAPWTAKQLRTKSNEDLHKLWYVLLKEKNMLLTLEQEAKRQRVPMPSPERLRKIERSMIRLETVVTERETSLRLLQTGQEKGRPGAWRRNLFGYTYWYRFKEYAIPWYMNKRYKRKKFYTPKFVEPHIRLRIEKYLRAKYRKGNMEKKKLAQLQERFPQMKVPAS; from the exons ATGGCGACGTCCTCCTCCTCAGGTCGTATTTTGAGTCTTTGCAAACAGCTGCAGAATGTTTGTCGATTGTCGTCGCAGATAAATATTCAACAATGTTCTGCTAATTTGATGAATCTCAATCCTTATCTTTGCAG GCAAAAGTTATCCCTTGTTGCCCAGTGCTGGAACAGACACAGCACCTCTTTGGTTCAGTCTCACGCCTTGCACACAAGTATCTACAGAAGGGGACTGGATGAGTTCTTTGACCTTCCTGAGAACTGGGGAGAAAGCAAGGTGAAATCAG GTGCACCATGGACTGCCAAGCAACTGAGAACCAAGAGCAATGAGGACTTGCACAAACTCTG GTATGTGCTGTTGAAAGAAAAGAACATGCTGCTCACACTTGAGCAGGAAGCAAAAAGGCAAAGGGTTCCTATGCCGAGTCCGGAGAGACTACGGAAG ATTGAGCGGTCAATGATCAGGTTAGAGACTGTGGTGACCGAGAGAGAGACTTCACTGCGTTTGCTCCAAACGGGCCAAGAGAAGGGTAGACCAGGGGCCTGGAGGAGGAACTTGTTTGGATATACCTATTG GTATCGATTCAAAGAGTATGCCATTCCTTGGTATATGAATAAAAGATACAAGAGAAAGAAGTTTTACACGCCCAAGTTTGTTGAACCACACATCAG ATTACGCATTGAAAAGTACTTAAGGGCGAAGTACAGGAAAGGAAATATGGAGAAGAAAAAGCTGGCCCAACTTCAAGAAAGGTTCCCCCAGATGAAAGTTCCGGCTTCATGA